One Candidatus Binataceae bacterium genomic region harbors:
- a CDS encoding cytochrome c, with the protein MNHPYSVVSRIAALLWALALGACNGMPGRPRPSQRPVQPSAVSDFAQLYGENCAGCHGVDGRFGAAMALDNPVLVNWLGTSVLRDLIARGRPGTAMPGFSLAAGGTLTDRQIAILVEGISQRWGQGSSAVGAPVFAGAEGNPRQGRQDYLAFCASCHGPDGRGGATPGAIVNPDYLTLVSDRHLAAVIVAGRPDLGHPNWRGYSAGHPLDATQVTDIVTWLAAQRPPALGSSDVGAQLSRSSR; encoded by the coding sequence ATGAACCATCCTTACTCTGTTGTTTCGCGAATCGCGGCACTGCTGTGGGCGCTGGCGTTGGGCGCGTGCAACGGGATGCCTGGCCGCCCGCGTCCCAGCCAGCGGCCGGTTCAGCCCAGCGCAGTTTCCGACTTCGCTCAGCTCTATGGCGAAAATTGCGCTGGATGTCACGGTGTGGATGGCCGCTTCGGCGCGGCGATGGCGCTGGACAATCCGGTGCTGGTGAATTGGCTCGGAACCTCGGTGCTGCGCGATTTAATCGCGCGCGGCCGGCCCGGAACGGCGATGCCCGGGTTTTCGCTTGCCGCCGGCGGTACGCTCACTGACCGCCAAATCGCTATTCTGGTCGAGGGGATTAGCCAGCGGTGGGGGCAAGGTAGCTCGGCGGTCGGTGCGCCGGTTTTCGCCGGCGCCGAAGGCAATCCGCGGCAAGGGCGCCAGGATTATCTCGCCTTTTGCGCCTCCTGCCACGGACCAGATGGGCGCGGTGGCGCCACTCCCGGCGCGATTGTCAATCCCGACTATCTGACCCTGGTCAGCGACCGGCATTTGGCTGCCGTTATCGTGGCAGGGCGTCCCGATTTGGGCCATCCTAATTGGCGCGGCTATTCAGCGGGCCATCCACTCGACGCGACGCAAGTCACCGATATCGTGACTTGGCTGGCCGCCCAACGGCCGCCAGCGCTAGGCAGCAGCGATGTCGGCGCGCAACTTTCCAGGAGCAGCAGATGA
- a CDS encoding cytochrome c oxidase subunit 3 has product MSVSAAPAMAVYAFTESERPARGRVGMLCLILTESAFFSIFVAAYVFYIGKSLTGPYPRDVLSPPIVNTICLLSSSLTIVLAMRNLRAGARDRFAMWWLITWLLGLEFLLGTAREWYELIYRDGLTIHTNLFGTTYYSLVGLHAFHVSVGLIGLAIVLLLTLRGSVERRHAERIEMLSWYWHFVDCVWVVVFLTVYVVGR; this is encoded by the coding sequence ATGAGCGTGTCAGCGGCACCAGCGATGGCGGTGTACGCGTTCACCGAGTCAGAGCGTCCGGCGCGCGGGCGGGTTGGGATGCTTTGCCTCATCCTGACCGAGAGCGCCTTCTTCTCGATCTTCGTTGCGGCCTATGTGTTTTATATCGGCAAAAGCCTGACCGGTCCCTATCCGCGTGATGTGCTCAGCCCACCGATCGTCAACACTATCTGTCTGCTCTCGAGCAGCCTGACGATCGTGCTGGCGATGCGCAATTTGCGGGCCGGTGCGCGCGACCGCTTCGCAATGTGGTGGTTGATAACCTGGTTGTTGGGATTGGAATTCCTCCTGGGCACTGCGCGTGAATGGTACGAGCTGATATACCGCGACGGCTTGACCATCCACACCAACCTCTTTGGCACCACCTATTATTCGCTGGTCGGCTTGCACGCTTTCCATGTCAGCGTGGGACTGATTGGTCTGGCCATCGTCTTGCTGCTTACCTTGCGCGGCAGTGTGGAGCGCCGCCACGCTGAGCGGATCGAGATGCTCTCGTGGTACTGGCATTTTGTCGATTGCGTATGGGTGGTGGTCTTCCTTACGGTCTACGTGGTGGGCCGCTGA
- the ctaD gene encoding cytochrome c oxidase subunit I, producing MAGSFEPALTLEAEAVRLPRLERIHQWVVTVDHKRLGLMYIGGGLLFFVIAGLQAATMRMQLALPDNHLVPPAVFNRLLTMHGTSMVFLVGMPILIGFINYLLPLMIGARDMAFPRLNAFGFWLWLFGALLLYFSYLGAEGLYGAGSAPNVGWFAYAPLTERAFSRGNSTDYWILSIFLTSVGSTAAAINIVATTLSLRCEGMSLNKMPVLVWLSLVTAFLMLVALPPLSAAQVMLLLDRYLGAHFFDTQAGGSALLWQHFFWIFGHPEVYILVLPAFGFASEIIPVFSRKVIFGYQAMVAASVAIGFISLGVWAHHMFAVGMSPAGNAFFVTSTMLIAVPTGIKIFNWLATIWGGKLRFRVPMLFCLGFLFQFLIAGLTGIILAVAPFDWQLTDTYFVVAHFHYVLVGAILFMIFAAIYYWFPKATGRMLSERLGRWHFWLLLIGFHLTFDPLHLAGMYGMPRRIYIYQAGRGLELFNLIASIGVAFQAVAVLLFLINVVHSLYDGTLAGDDPWDAWTLEWTTSSPPPEYNFAQLPVVQSRRPLWDLKHPDDPDWRYE from the coding sequence ATGGCCGGTAGTTTCGAACCCGCGCTGACGTTGGAGGCGGAGGCGGTCCGTTTGCCCCGCTTGGAGCGTATCCACCAATGGGTGGTGACGGTCGATCATAAGCGGCTAGGCTTGATGTATATCGGCGGGGGGCTGCTGTTCTTCGTGATCGCCGGATTGCAGGCGGCGACGATGCGTATGCAGTTGGCGCTACCCGACAATCATCTGGTCCCGCCCGCGGTCTTCAATCGCCTGTTGACGATGCACGGCACCTCGATGGTATTTCTGGTGGGGATGCCGATTCTTATCGGCTTCATCAACTACCTGCTACCCTTGATGATCGGCGCGCGGGACATGGCCTTTCCCCGGCTTAACGCCTTCGGCTTCTGGTTGTGGTTGTTCGGCGCGCTGCTGCTGTATTTCAGCTACCTGGGTGCCGAAGGGCTGTACGGCGCGGGCAGTGCGCCCAACGTAGGCTGGTTTGCGTACGCGCCGCTGACCGAGCGTGCGTTTTCGCGCGGCAACAGTACCGATTACTGGATTCTGAGCATCTTCCTGACCAGCGTGGGCTCGACGGCCGCCGCGATTAACATCGTCGCGACCACCTTGAGCCTGCGCTGCGAGGGAATGAGTCTGAACAAGATGCCCGTGCTGGTCTGGCTGAGCCTGGTGACCGCTTTCCTGATGTTGGTCGCGTTGCCGCCGCTGTCCGCGGCCCAAGTGATGCTGCTGCTGGATCGCTACTTGGGCGCGCATTTCTTCGACACTCAGGCCGGTGGCTCGGCCCTGCTTTGGCAGCATTTCTTCTGGATCTTCGGCCACCCCGAGGTTTACATCCTGGTCTTACCCGCGTTCGGCTTTGCCTCTGAGATAATCCCAGTTTTCTCGCGCAAGGTGATCTTCGGTTACCAGGCGATGGTCGCGGCCTCGGTCGCGATCGGCTTCATCAGCCTGGGGGTGTGGGCTCACCATATGTTCGCGGTCGGGATGAGCCCGGCGGGCAACGCTTTTTTCGTCACCTCGACGATGCTCATCGCCGTGCCAACCGGGATTAAGATCTTCAATTGGCTGGCCACGATCTGGGGCGGTAAGCTGCGATTCCGGGTGCCCATGCTATTCTGTCTGGGCTTTCTCTTTCAGTTTCTGATCGCCGGCTTGACCGGCATCATTCTGGCGGTGGCGCCCTTCGACTGGCAGCTTACCGATACCTACTTTGTCGTCGCCCATTTCCATTACGTCCTGGTCGGCGCAATCCTCTTCATGATCTTCGCCGCCATCTACTATTGGTTTCCCAAGGCGACCGGGCGAATGCTAAGCGAGCGGCTGGGGCGATGGCACTTCTGGCTGCTCCTGATCGGCTTCCATCTGACCTTCGATCCGCTCCATCTGGCCGGGATGTATGGGATGCCGCGGCGAATCTATATTTATCAGGCCGGCCGCGGCTTGGAGCTGTTCAATTTGATCGCCAGTATCGGCGTGGCTTTTCAAGCCGTGGCAGTGTTGTTGTTTCTGATTAATGTTGTCCACTCGTTGTACGACGGGACTCTGGCTGGCGACGATCCCTGGGATGCCTGGACCCTAGAATGGACCACCAGCTCGCCCCCGCCTGAATACAATTTCGCGCAGCTGCCGGTGGTTCAAAGTCGCCGCCCACTGTGGGATTTGAAACATCCCGACGACCCCGATTGGAGATACGAATGA
- the coxB gene encoding cytochrome c oxidase subunit II, with amino-acid sequence MTARGFGRRAAAALASMTILARVAMAWGQDWGTGAANAKLMPNNIFAPVATPAAAIAHLAYFVLSITGAIFLVVAGLLSYAIIRYRQRAGDDGREPPQVYGSNPIELAWTTLPVLIAFVLTLITGRTIYIVHAAPQPTDALRVRVIGHQWWWEFRYPSLGIVTANELHVPVSDPAHPRPTLLTLESADVAHSFWVPRLAGKTDVIPNRRNEMWIDPHRAGTYLGQCGEFCGSEHALMLIRVVAQPPAQFAQWVAAQQRPALRDASTAAGRQLFLHTACVNCHTIRGTVANGRFGPDLTHLMSRATIGAGAALNSPAHLHVWVDNPATIKPDVLMPAMNLSPADLNQVVAYLASLR; translated from the coding sequence TTGACGGCGCGTGGGTTTGGAAGGCGGGCCGCCGCCGCGCTTGCGAGCATGACCATCCTGGCGCGGGTGGCGATGGCCTGGGGCCAGGATTGGGGCACCGGCGCCGCCAACGCCAAGCTGATGCCCAACAACATCTTTGCGCCAGTTGCGACCCCGGCCGCGGCGATCGCGCATCTGGCCTATTTCGTACTCAGTATTACCGGCGCAATCTTTCTGGTGGTGGCTGGCCTGCTGAGCTACGCGATTATTCGCTACCGCCAGCGCGCCGGCGATGACGGTCGCGAGCCGCCCCAGGTTTACGGCAGTAATCCGATCGAGCTTGCCTGGACCACGCTGCCGGTGCTGATTGCGTTTGTGCTGACTTTGATCACCGGGCGCACCATCTACATCGTGCACGCGGCGCCGCAACCGACCGATGCGTTGCGGGTGCGTGTGATCGGCCATCAATGGTGGTGGGAATTTCGCTATCCCAGCCTGGGGATTGTCACGGCCAACGAGTTGCACGTTCCAGTGAGCGATCCGGCCCATCCTCGGCCGACCTTGCTGACCTTGGAGTCGGCTGACGTCGCGCACAGCTTTTGGGTGCCGCGGTTGGCGGGCAAGACCGACGTTATCCCCAATCGGCGCAATGAGATGTGGATCGATCCCCATCGGGCGGGGACCTACCTGGGGCAATGCGGGGAGTTTTGCGGCAGCGAGCACGCGTTGATGCTGATCCGGGTGGTCGCGCAGCCGCCCGCCCAGTTCGCTCAGTGGGTGGCGGCGCAGCAGCGTCCGGCGTTGCGTGATGCCAGTACCGCGGCGGGTCGCCAACTGTTCCTTCACACCGCCTGCGTCAATTGCCATACTATCCGTGGCACCGTTGCCAATGGCCGTTTTGGTCCCGATCTGACTCACCTTATGAGTCGTGCCACCATTGGCGCGGGCGCTGCGCTCAATAGCCCGGCCCATCTGCATGTGTGGGTTGACAACCCAGCTACCATCAAGCCCGACGTGCTAATGCCGGCGATGAACCTGTCGCCCGCCGATCTGAATCAGGTGGTCGCCTACTTGGCGAGCCTGCGCTAG
- a CDS encoding ABC transporter substrate-binding protein, which translates to MTKLSFPLARRYDTRFLLDGTVKVPDVLELSEIGPAPWPLFVDMITKLSHDIAEQSFSNYVIARDRGQPLTAIAAFPSRFFPHYGLMVHKSANIHTPADLVGKRIGMVSFGVNYAMWLRGILTHQYDIACERIHWVEDHEDMSGLEYPRPRRYWIEKSAIVERPVRGLPNAHRALERGEVDAIAAAGGGPPPTAQTARLFADPDAEIRAYVRATGVFPLNTLITLKQSALREYPDLARDLLAVCQQARRHYHAQFERGEEHEHMGTAARLLRELDLFPDEYGLQVPDNRKAIAMGLHYAYEQGLVSRLYEPEEMFAA; encoded by the coding sequence ATGACGAAACTTAGTTTTCCCCTTGCCCGTCGTTACGACACTCGCTTCCTGCTCGACGGCACGGTCAAGGTGCCCGACGTGCTCGAGCTCTCCGAGATTGGTCCCGCCCCCTGGCCGTTGTTCGTCGATATGATCACCAAGCTCTCGCACGATATCGCCGAGCAGAGCTTTAGCAACTACGTCATTGCGCGTGACCGCGGCCAGCCGCTGACCGCGATCGCGGCCTTCCCCAGCCGCTTCTTTCCTCATTACGGCCTGATGGTGCACAAGAGCGCCAATATCCACACGCCCGCCGACCTGGTGGGCAAGCGAATTGGGATGGTCAGCTTCGGGGTCAACTACGCGATGTGGTTGCGCGGCATCCTGACCCATCAGTACGACATCGCGTGCGAGCGCATTCACTGGGTGGAGGATCACGAGGACATGAGCGGGCTGGAGTACCCGCGGCCGCGCCGTTATTGGATCGAAAAGAGCGCGATCGTGGAGCGGCCGGTGCGCGGTCTGCCCAACGCTCATAGGGCGCTGGAGCGCGGCGAGGTCGATGCGATCGCCGCCGCTGGCGGTGGTCCACCTCCCACCGCACAGACCGCGCGCCTGTTCGCCGACCCCGACGCCGAGATTCGCGCCTATGTGCGAGCCACCGGGGTCTTTCCCCTCAACACCTTAATCACACTCAAGCAATCGGCGCTGCGCGAATATCCCGACTTGGCCCGCGATCTCCTGGCCGTTTGCCAACAGGCACGCCGTCATTATCACGCCCAGTTCGAGCGCGGCGAGGAGCACGAGCACATGGGAACAGCGGCCCGCTTGCTGCGCGAATTGGACCTGTTTCCCGACGAATACGGCCTGCAGGTGCCCGATAATCGCAAGGCGATCGCGATGGGACTGCATTATGCCTACGAGCAGGGACTGGTGAGCCGCTTGTACGAGCCCGAAGAGATGTTCGCGGCCTGA
- the nrfD gene encoding NrfD/PsrC family molybdoenzyme membrane anchor subunit, whose product MRYGFVIDQERCIGCHACTVACKEEHNVPVGVFRTWVKYIEKGTFPAVQRHFGVMRCNHCDNAPCIEICPTKALFRRDNGVVDFDSQRCIGCKSCMQACPYDALYIDPASHTAAKCNFCAHRLELDLAPACVIVCPTHAIIAGDLDAPESEIGRTVASRQVVSRKPEKATQPKLFYIGIDGDLLNPGAPAAQPTYLWADKQKDGNIYTLSTDEATLPPAGSREVYNVSHPAPWGAKIAAYLWTKSIAAGVTLVAALLMGLKVADQARLFGIATPALALGWSALTGLLLTIDLKRPERFYFLLTKSNFRSWLVLGAYFLGGYGLCAMAWLIVGLFALEPPAWLIGLTALMAIGTAAYSGFLFAQAKGRDLWQSPLFPWHLVIQALVAGAAMLIMFAVAVGSDRLLGALQAVLATALVLDLLMVLTEVYAVPHNQDARLAVDLLKSGTLAKRFWGGAAGLGVVVPLFAMAMGASFGGAVVAAPLAAAAALAGLWQYELLWLAAGQAAPLS is encoded by the coding sequence ATGCGCTACGGCTTCGTGATCGACCAGGAACGCTGCATCGGATGCCATGCCTGCACGGTGGCCTGCAAGGAAGAGCACAACGTCCCGGTGGGCGTGTTTCGGACCTGGGTCAAGTACATCGAGAAGGGAACTTTCCCCGCGGTACAACGCCATTTCGGCGTGATGCGGTGCAATCACTGCGACAACGCGCCCTGTATAGAGATCTGTCCGACCAAGGCGCTCTTTCGCCGCGACAACGGTGTGGTCGATTTCGACTCGCAGCGCTGCATCGGCTGCAAAAGCTGCATGCAAGCCTGTCCCTACGACGCCCTCTATATTGATCCAGCAAGTCACACCGCCGCCAAGTGCAATTTCTGCGCTCATCGCCTGGAGCTCGATTTGGCGCCCGCCTGCGTCATCGTCTGTCCCACCCATGCGATTATCGCCGGTGATTTGGACGCGCCCGAAAGCGAGATCGGCCGCACCGTCGCCAGCCGCCAGGTGGTCAGCCGCAAGCCCGAAAAGGCCACCCAGCCCAAGCTTTTTTACATAGGGATCGACGGCGACCTGCTCAACCCCGGCGCGCCCGCGGCGCAGCCTACTTACCTGTGGGCCGACAAACAAAAAGATGGAAATATCTACACTTTGTCGACTGACGAGGCGACGCTGCCGCCCGCCGGCTCGCGTGAAGTCTATAACGTCTCCCATCCAGCCCCCTGGGGCGCCAAAATCGCCGCCTACCTGTGGACCAAGTCGATCGCGGCGGGTGTCACGCTGGTGGCGGCCCTGCTGATGGGGCTTAAGGTCGCAGACCAGGCGCGGCTGTTTGGAATCGCCACCCCCGCGCTGGCCTTGGGATGGAGCGCGCTCACCGGATTGCTGCTTACCATCGACCTCAAGCGGCCCGAACGCTTTTATTTCCTGCTGACGAAATCGAATTTCAGATCCTGGCTGGTCCTGGGAGCTTATTTTTTGGGCGGTTACGGCCTGTGCGCCATGGCATGGCTGATTGTAGGGCTATTCGCTCTCGAACCTCCCGCTTGGCTGATCGGACTGACGGCGTTGATGGCGATCGGCACTGCGGCTTATTCGGGCTTCCTGTTCGCTCAGGCCAAGGGGCGCGATTTGTGGCAATCGCCGCTTTTCCCCTGGCATCTGGTGATCCAGGCGCTGGTCGCGGGCGCCGCGATGCTCATCATGTTCGCGGTCGCCGTCGGTTCGGACCGCTTGCTGGGAGCATTGCAAGCCGTCCTGGCCACGGCGCTGGTGCTGGACCTGCTGATGGTTCTAACCGAAGTCTACGCCGTGCCGCATAACCAGGACGCGCGCCTCGCGGTAGATTTGTTGAAGAGCGGCACGCTGGCCAAGCGGTTTTGGGGCGGCGCAGCCGGTTTGGGCGTGGTTGTGCCGCTGTTTGCGATGGCGATGGGCGCGAGCTTCGGCGGCGCGGTAGTGGCCGCGCCGCTCGCCGCCGCTGCCGCGTTGGCCGGCCTGTGGCAATACGAATTACTGTGGCTGGCGGCCGGGCAGGCCGCACCCTTGAGCTAG
- a CDS encoding molybdopterin-dependent oxidoreductase — protein sequence MKTSDYPAPLNPAVSDLAPANELANFPPSSRWEDWSEYDPASWPRKVKRAYTLVPTICFNCEAGCGLLAYVDPAAMKIRKFEGNPEHPGSRGRNCAKGPATLNQVTDPERILYPMRRAGARGTGQWERVSWNEVLDDLAARIRSALIEKRHNEIVYHVGRPGHELIYNQRILHSWGIDGHNSHTNVCSAGARTGYAFWHGIDRPSPDHANARFILLLSSHLEAGHYFNPHAQRIIEGKQRGAKVCVIDTRLSNTAAKADYWLATWPGSEAAVLLAMCQVLLSEGLYDRDFVRRWVNWEEFMREERPHVPPTFDNFIAEIKQLYAEFTPEFAERESGAAAATIVAVAREIGRAGSAFATHVWRNAAAGNLGGWQVARALEFLVVLVGAVATPGGTHPAAANKFIPTPPLMPPPPKIWNETMWPREFPLAFFEMSFLLPHFLKDGRSKLAIYFSRAYNPVWTNPDGLSWIEALSDESKVARHACLTPIWSETAWFADYVLPMGHASERHDLLSQETHAARWIGFRQPVLRVALERQGKRFPTTWEAHQAAGLGQVWEEDEFWIELSWRIDPDGALGIRRYFESPYQPGVKLTLDDYYSWIFENSVPGLPQAAAKQGLTPLGYMRKYGAFLVEDQVYSTHETAPAAHGETEVDRTTRIVTQAGTPIGVEIDGARHVGFPTPSRKLEFYSKTLKDWKWPEYSVPTYIRSHVHWSQIDAAKGEMLLLPTFRLPTLVHTRSANAKWLYEISHKNPLWLHPRDAIRLGVRTGHLLKVQTEIGYFVDRVWVTEGIRPGVIACSHHLGRWRLAADKGGERWASALVDLKQAEPGRWLMRQITGIQPFASADPDSQRVWWQDAGVHQNLTFPVQPDPVSGQHCWHQKVVVTRPAPEDRYGDVFVDTDRAHEVYRRWLKLARPAPGPDNLRRPLWLARVYRPDASAFVIPTTGSEAP from the coding sequence ATGAAGACCAGCGACTATCCCGCGCCTCTCAATCCCGCAGTAAGCGATCTGGCGCCAGCCAACGAGTTGGCAAATTTTCCGCCCTCCTCGCGTTGGGAGGATTGGAGCGAATACGACCCCGCGAGTTGGCCGCGCAAGGTCAAGCGCGCCTACACCCTGGTGCCGACCATCTGTTTTAATTGCGAAGCCGGATGCGGCCTGCTGGCGTATGTCGATCCGGCGGCGATGAAGATCCGCAAGTTCGAGGGCAACCCCGAGCATCCCGGCAGCCGCGGCCGCAACTGCGCCAAGGGGCCGGCGACCCTTAACCAGGTCACCGATCCCGAGCGCATCCTGTATCCGATGCGCCGGGCGGGCGCACGCGGCACCGGCCAATGGGAGCGGGTCAGTTGGAATGAGGTGCTCGACGATCTGGCGGCGCGCATTCGCAGCGCACTGATCGAGAAGCGCCACAACGAAATCGTCTATCACGTTGGGCGGCCCGGCCATGAGCTGATTTACAACCAGCGCATCCTTCATTCATGGGGGATCGACGGCCACAACAGCCACACCAATGTCTGCTCGGCGGGCGCGCGAACCGGTTACGCCTTCTGGCACGGTATCGATCGCCCTTCGCCCGATCATGCCAACGCCCGCTTTATCCTGCTGCTGAGCTCTCATCTGGAGGCCGGCCATTATTTCAATCCCCATGCCCAGCGGATTATCGAGGGCAAGCAGCGCGGCGCAAAGGTGTGCGTGATCGACACCCGGCTGTCCAACACCGCGGCCAAGGCCGATTACTGGCTGGCAACCTGGCCCGGCAGCGAGGCGGCGGTGCTGTTGGCAATGTGCCAGGTGCTGCTCAGCGAAGGGCTCTACGATCGCGACTTCGTGCGCCGCTGGGTCAATTGGGAAGAATTCATGCGCGAGGAGCGGCCCCATGTGCCGCCCACCTTCGACAATTTCATCGCCGAGATAAAGCAGCTTTACGCCGAATTCACCCCGGAATTCGCCGAGCGCGAATCGGGCGCGGCGGCGGCGACAATCGTCGCGGTGGCGCGCGAGATCGGCCGCGCCGGCTCCGCCTTCGCCACCCATGTCTGGCGCAACGCGGCGGCGGGAAACCTAGGCGGATGGCAGGTGGCGCGGGCGCTGGAATTTCTGGTCGTGTTGGTGGGCGCGGTGGCCACTCCGGGCGGTACCCATCCGGCCGCAGCCAACAAATTCATCCCGACGCCGCCGCTGATGCCGCCGCCGCCCAAAATCTGGAATGAAACGATGTGGCCGCGGGAGTTTCCTCTGGCCTTCTTCGAGATGAGCTTCCTGCTGCCCCATTTCCTCAAAGATGGGCGCAGCAAGCTGGCGATATACTTCTCGCGCGCCTACAACCCGGTGTGGACCAATCCCGACGGCCTGTCCTGGATCGAGGCGCTCAGCGACGAAAGCAAGGTCGCACGCCACGCCTGCCTGACGCCGATTTGGAGCGAAACTGCCTGGTTTGCCGATTATGTCTTGCCGATGGGCCATGCCTCGGAGCGCCACGATCTGCTCAGCCAGGAGACTCATGCCGCGCGCTGGATCGGCTTTCGCCAGCCCGTCCTGCGCGTGGCCTTGGAACGCCAGGGCAAGCGCTTTCCCACCACTTGGGAAGCCCATCAGGCGGCCGGCCTGGGCCAGGTGTGGGAAGAGGACGAATTCTGGATCGAGCTGTCCTGGCGGATCGACCCCGACGGCGCCCTGGGCATCCGCCGCTACTTCGAGTCGCCCTACCAACCCGGAGTCAAGCTCACGCTGGATGACTACTATAGCTGGATCTTCGAGAACAGCGTCCCCGGCCTACCCCAAGCCGCGGCCAAGCAGGGACTGACGCCGCTTGGCTACATGCGCAAGTACGGCGCCTTTCTGGTCGAGGACCAGGTTTATAGCACCCACGAAACCGCGCCGGCCGCGCATGGCGAAACCGAGGTCGATCGAACCACCCGCATAGTCACCCAAGCCGGCACACCGATCGGCGTTGAGATCGACGGCGCGCGCCATGTCGGTTTTCCCACTCCCTCGCGCAAGCTGGAGTTTTATTCCAAGACGCTGAAGGACTGGAAGTGGCCCGAGTACTCGGTCCCGACCTACATCCGCAGCCATGTCCATTGGTCGCAGATCGATGCCGCAAAGGGCGAGATGCTGCTGCTGCCCACTTTTCGCCTGCCCACCCTCGTCCACACCCGCTCGGCCAACGCCAAGTGGTTATACGAAATTTCCCATAAAAACCCGCTGTGGCTGCATCCGCGCGACGCTATCCGCCTGGGTGTGCGCACCGGCCATCTGCTCAAGGTGCAAACCGAGATCGGCTATTTCGTCGATCGAGTGTGGGTCACCGAGGGTATCCGCCCCGGCGTCATTGCCTGTTCCCATCACCTCGGCCGTTGGCGGCTGGCAGCCGATAAGGGAGGCGAGCGCTGGGCCAGCGCGCTGGTGGATCTGAAGCAGGCCGAGCCTGGGCGCTGGCTGATGCGCCAAATAACGGGCATCCAGCCCTTTGCCAGCGCCGATCCTGATTCGCAGCGGGTGTGGTGGCAGGACGCCGGGGTCCATCAAAATCTGACCTTTCCAGTGCAGCCCGACCCCGTCAGCGGCCAACACTGCTGGCATCAGAAGGTCGTGGTAACGCGACCCGCACCCGAGGACCGCTACGGCGATGTCTTCGTCGATACCGATCGCGCCCATGAAGTGTATCGGCGTTGGCTCAAGCTGGCGCGCCCGGCGCCCGGCCCCGACAACCTGCGCCGCCCCTTATGGCTGGCGCGGGTCTATCGGCCCGACGCTTCCGCCTTCGTGATTCCAACAACCGGCAGCGAGGCCCCGTAG
- a CDS encoding MFS transporter, whose translation MEAGSTPRAQPAHDYQIAARLERLPIARWHTRVRLVVGFAWFFDSFDALAIAYVLPVLVPLWKLNPVQISSLIAIGYAGQALGSVYFGYTAERRGRIPALLWSVALFSVTSLLCAAVWSYTLLLTIRFVQGLGLGGEIPVGHSYMNEIAKASQRGRFILLYQLSAPLGISASALAGVWIVPNLGWQWMFVLGAVPALIMLPLIAGLPESPRWLASRSQVVEADRVLSKIEAAISDHGLRPLPPIPERAPAVVAASTRFSDLLRGIYLRRTLVVWSIYFCTYLVTYGLTGWLPTIYRTVYHLSVRQALNFSFITTLVSLAGSLAVALLIDHTGRKPWISAALILGALPLFVLTGSASMSANRVLILVALGLTGVNTVALAMGMYTAENYPTHLRSLGGGVAAAWLRVAAMIGPYVVGFVLPAAGMGAVFSVFGGSALLGGLICMRFAIETRNRVMEELAPVV comes from the coding sequence GTGGAAGCGGGATCGACGCCGCGCGCGCAGCCGGCACATGATTACCAAATCGCGGCACGCCTGGAGCGGCTGCCGATTGCCAGGTGGCATACCCGGGTCCGCTTGGTGGTGGGTTTTGCCTGGTTTTTCGACTCCTTCGATGCGCTGGCGATCGCTTACGTCTTGCCAGTGTTGGTGCCGCTATGGAAGCTCAACCCGGTTCAGATCAGTAGCCTTATCGCAATTGGTTATGCCGGCCAGGCACTGGGCTCGGTCTATTTCGGTTATACGGCGGAGCGGCGTGGCCGGATTCCGGCCTTGCTGTGGTCGGTTGCGCTCTTTTCGGTCACCAGTCTGCTGTGTGCCGCGGTCTGGAGTTACACGTTACTGTTGACCATTCGCTTCGTGCAGGGCCTGGGGCTGGGCGGCGAAATCCCCGTTGGCCATTCCTACATGAACGAAATCGCCAAGGCCAGTCAGCGCGGCCGCTTCATTTTGCTCTATCAACTATCGGCGCCGCTGGGCATCAGCGCGTCAGCCCTGGCCGGGGTCTGGATCGTTCCCAATCTGGGTTGGCAATGGATGTTCGTGCTGGGCGCGGTCCCGGCCCTGATTATGCTGCCCTTGATCGCGGGCTTGCCCGAATCACCCCGTTGGTTGGCCAGCCGCAGTCAAGTGGTCGAAGCCGACCGCGTGCTGAGCAAGATAGAAGCCGCGATTTCCGACCACGGCCTCCGCCCTTTGCCGCCGATTCCCGAGCGGGCGCCCGCGGTCGTAGCCGCCTCCACTCGCTTCAGCGATCTGCTCCGAGGGATATATCTGCGCCGCACGCTGGTGGTGTGGTCGATCTATTTCTGTACCTACCTGGTAACTTACGGACTGACCGGCTGGCTGCCCACGATTTACCGGACGGTCTATCACCTATCGGTTCGCCAAGCACTCAATTTCAGTTTCATCACGACGCTGGTCTCGTTGGCGGGATCGCTGGCGGTCGCGCTTCTGATCGATCATACCGGCCGCAAGCCATGGATTAGCGCTGCCCTCATCCTGGGTGCGCTCCCGTTGTTCGTCCTCACCGGCAGCGCTTCGATGAGCGCAAACCGGGTGCTGATCCTGGTGGCGTTGGGACTGACAGGAGTGAACACGGTGGCGCTTGCGATGGGCATGTACACGGCGGAAAACTACCCCACCCACTTGCGCTCGCTGGGTGGCGGCGTGGCCGCGGCATGGTTGCGCGTGGCCGCGATGATCGGTCCCTACGTGGTGGGATTTGTGCTGCCGGCGGCCGGGATGGGCGCGGTGTTCTCTGTCTTCGGCGGCTCGGCGTTGCTAGGTGGGCTTATCTGCATGCGGTTTGCGATCGAGACTCGCAACCGCGTGATGGAAGAGCTGGCGCCGGTAGTTTAG